AGACGCAATGAGTTCCCCCCCCCCTAGCGGGCGGAACGGGTACCTCGATCACAAAACGAACCAGCGCAGCGAGTCTGAAACCGACCAGGAGAGAGGAAATCCGTCGATGATCCAACTACTCGGAACCAATCAACAAGGCCAATTTCTCCCACGGCAAAATCTCAAACCAGGGAAGGGGTAACTGAACTCCGAGGAATGGTTTCAACACTCATTGACAAGTCTCGAGATCAGGAGGTCGCTTACCGTACCATCGCAAACCGATTGGAACAGACAAAAAGGGAACTCGACGCGCATCGAGCCGAAGCACGAGAAAGAGCAGAGAATTGCCCAGATCTGAAAAACCGGACTCCGATCTTTGGAAATGCTAGAGTCCTTGGCACGCCGAAATTTCCGTGTGCTCGATCTGGACATTATGAAGGAGAAAGCTCGCAGGAAACCTCCCAACCCGGCTTGGCCTACCGAAGTTTGAACTACAGCAGACTCAACGAGGTACATACCAGGACCCAGGGGCCACAAAGCCATCTGGGCCAGACCCAGAACATGTCTACCGAAAGGCCAGAGGAAACAAGGCCTCGAGAATCCCCAATGGACTTCAGGATTCCCGACAATCGGGTTCCACCCACAAGAGATGCATTTCAGACTCAGCAAACCAAGCCCGCCTATAATCCAAGGCAAAATGGGATGCACATTCCCCATGGCTTCGTTAACACCGGCATTTTGAAGGGAAGAAATGAGAATCCCAGAAGAATCAAGTACCTTCCAAAACTACATTGAAAGGAACAACGCCGAGCTAAGAAGAATACACCACATCATGCATATGGCAACAAGCACAGCTCCCAACATCAACAAAGGAATAGAAGAAACTAGAAGGACTCCCTTCACAAACAGAATAGCAATCGTAAGACTACACGACGTAGTGAAAATTAAGTTCCTCGAATATTCTAGAAATACCGACCCGAAAGCCCATGTTCGAGCTTTCAGGCTCGCAATATCTAGGGCACATTTACACAACGACGAAAAGGAAGCAGGATATTGCCGCTTCTTCGCAGAAAATCTTTTCGGCTCTGCATTGGAATGGTTTGTCGGCCTCGAAGGAAACTCCATTGACAATTTCACTCGGCTAGTATCTGCATTCCTAAAGCAATATTTGGTCTTCATAGAAACAAGAGCCACCAAAGCCAATCTCTGGAACCTTAGACAAGCACTATTCGAACCACTAAGAGCTTACATCAACAAGTTTAGAGAAATCAAACCCAAGATTTCATACATAAACGAAGGTGTGGCTCTAGCAGCCTTGAAAAATGGTGTTTGGTTTTCACTCAAATTCAAGGAGGAAATGTTAGTCCGAGCTCCTTCTTCGCTCGACGACACGCTACATCGGGCCTCCTACTTCGCTTCCCATGAAAAAGAAGTAGCCACCCTAAAAGAAGAGTACAACGCGAACAAAAAAACACATCAGCAGAAAGATTCCCGTAACCAAAGAAATAGCAACTCATGGACAGCATTCCTTCGCAATAAATAACTTGCCACAGAAGAAACCGTAGACTTTCAATCCTAACAAACAGTGCACCTTCCACAACTGAAAGGGACACTCGACTGAGGAATGTAGAGCAGCACTCCGAAACAAAGAAGATAATAAAGAAAACGACAAAAATCTCGAGGAGGAAGAGGTCCCATCGACCCCAAAGAATAACGAAAAAGCAAAAGCTGCCTCTAACAAAAGGAGTAGAGAAGCCGAAAATGAATCACCAAATTCACCTCCTCCAGCACCCAAGAAAAGAGTCTACATGATCCCCTGGGGAAACATACACGAAACATGCGACCACTCTGGGTCCGAGTTAAAAGAAGCAGCATATGTGAATATCACAGTAACAACCCAGAACCTCAGAAACCACGACAAAACTTCTATCTCCCAATCTCATTAACTGAAAGAGTCGAAACACTTTTGGAAAGAAGCCAGAACAAGACACACCAACATGGTGCAAAGATTCCGAGAACTCTTAGAAAGGCTAATAGCACCAACATGTGACCATTCAATCAAAACCAGCAATGGACAAGAACAAGTCCGAAAGGCGAATCTACTTCATTTACGAGGGCTCGAAATTTTTCAACTCGGTCAATTCAATCAAGGCCTATCAATGGAAGGCCGAAAAGAATCGTAATCCGAGAACCCCTATCAGGTCCTGACCACGAGATAACCTTTAACGAAAACGAGACCGCGTACCTCGACAAACTGCATGATGACACCCTCTTTATACGACTCGACGTCAGGGGATGCAAATTATCCCGGGTCATGGTCGAAACCGACAGTTCCTCCGACGTCCTTTTCTATGACGCCTTCAAAAGAATGAGGTTTACAAAGACTCTTCTCAAACAAGAACGGACCCCACTAATCGGTTTCGCCGGAGAAATCACCTACTCCCTTGGATCGATCGAACTCGCCGGGACCGCTGGAGACGTAGGAAAGATCGTCGATTTCATCGTAATAGACCGCCCTGCTCCATTCAACGCCAACCTAGGAAGACCCTGGTTATACAGCATGAAAGCAGTACCATCAGCCTATCACCAATGCCTGAAATTCCCAACACCAAAAGGCAACGAAACCATCTGGGAAGTCAAAAGAACTCCATAACTTGTTATCTCGCAAGTTTCAAGAACATCGATTCGCTCCCTAACTGAAGCATCACCCTGAAGATATGCAAAATAATCGTACCAGTTTAAGTACACGAACAATAGAACCCAACGACCCTATAACAGAGGAAATAACCAAACTACAGATAAGATTTGATCCCTCGCTGAGGGTACGTAGGCAGCTCGAAACACGAGTTCAGTCACCCACCAACAACAAAGCACAAAACACACACTTCACAAACCTCGATACGAAACCGCGAGAACTGGCAACAGCCCAGACGAGTAGCTCGAGCGAAGTAATTTTAGAAGGTTCAACCTCAACAGCAAATCAAGAGAAGTCTCCTTGTCTGTTAAAAGGGTCATCCCCTATCAAGAATAAATAGATCTTTTCATAAGATAAAATCAAAACATTTCTTTCTAGCTTTACCCATCTGTCTTACAACTCAAATGAACAACGGCTGATTGCCACTCGGGACCTTTATAAAGTCATCGAGTAACCACCAGTCCCGCAACAATGCGGCCAAAACGTGTCAGTCAAAATATTATTACACTGATCCAACGTCGACGCAATATCTACTCGCTCGATCCATGGCCCCAAAAAGGAAAATAATTGGCCTCGAACTCAGAAGAAAACGAAGTAGAAGAAGAACTTGCGGTCCTCCCTCATTATTAAAATTGCGGGTCTTTTTCTTTATTAATAAAGTAAAATACAAAAAGAACTCTAATCAAAAACAAGAAACAGAATCACCTAGTCTCGAACTTCTAATTTGGCATCCCCATGACCATCCAAACGCCCTGGGCGACCGTCCAGATAGACTGCCTCATAAGGGATCTTCGCAAAAAAACTCTTCTGGTAAATCCACTGGAACTTGAGAAAGATCTAACTTCCCAACCAAGAAGTTCGATACCAAAGCCACATCAAGTTCATCCCCGAGCTCGGCCTCCTTAGCCTGAAGACGCGATAACTCGTCCGAAGCCAGCAAGTTGTGGTTCAATATCTCCTTGAGAAGATCAATATTCACCATTACCTCTCGAAGACGAGCCTCGCAATCAGCCGTGACCTTCTTCCTCACCCATTTTTCCTTCAGGGAGATCAAGACATCCAAATAACTATCAGCCAAAATCTTCTTGGCCTCATAAGTTGCACGACGAAGGTCATCAGCATGTTCGATCGCAAAAGATTCGATATGTGCCTCCAACGAAGAGACCTGCTCGAAAGCCTACATCCTTTCGTTTCCCACCACTCGAAGACGAGCTTCAAGAGAAGCGGCCTGGTCTCCGAGCTTCTCAACAGCCCGCTCTCGATCCTGGGCCACCTTCAAACTAAGCTTCAACTCGCGGATGACTTTCTTGATCTCGTAAAGTTCGTCAGAACGTGGGACATCCTACAAACGCTTCTCCAAGGTTGCTGCAAATTCGTTGTTAGCTTCCATGGCTTAAAAACATGATAACAAGTATGAAAATATACAACTCAAAGAAGTTCAAGACCCAAAAAAAACAGCTGAACCTTGGCATGAGCAACCACCATCTTTACGTACGCTTCACGTTCCGTCGTGTTTCGCAAAGAAGGGAGCGTACACCCAGCCGGTTTGAAATTCCTTACCAAATGAGCAACGCTATCTTAGTCCTCGGTGATAGGGAAATCCTTGGAATAAGAGAACTGCCAATGAAACGGCTTTCGCCCCAGCACCATCATTCGAAGGGCAAGTTTTGTGGTCAACACCGGTTGTATTTGCCTTCTTTGGAGGCCGATCTCGCCCTTCCAAACCATTAAGACTCTTCGAATTAGGCCGAGCTGCTGCCTTCTTTCCATCAAGGTCTTTTCCATCCAGGTGGGCTGACGCACGAGGAAGTCGCGTCTCTTCACGAAGGACTTCTGCGAGCGCATCACTCACATCACTGGATCGAATCCTCTCCGACCCAGCACCCCCAGTTCGATTTTGTATCCTTTCGGATTCTCGCGAACTCGTTTCCTCAATGCCATCTCTCTTTTGCAAGAAGGAAGAAGAACTTTATGAACAAAAAACCAAAGTAAGATGCAGTGACGTTTATAAAGCCAAAGATGCTCGGGTATCTTTTCAACAAAGGGGAGAATAAAATCTCGAGGACCTAATAGGGAAATATATCATGAAATCTGCAATTATCCTTTCAAACAAAAGCAAAATCACGAAGGATCCGTGAAGTCGAAGAGGAAAACAAGAAAAGCCGATACACGATCTAAAAAAACATTAATAAAAAATACAAAGATGTTAACAAGAACTGGCTTCTTCTCCAGCGGACGACGGTCCAGCTCGATTGCCATCAACCAAATCCTCTGAAACCTGAGGGAGGCCTAGACCAGAAAAAGACCAATCAGGAACGATGGCCAATTCGACTGCGGCCTCGAAATCCTTCTCCATTTCTTCCTCTACGACCAGCCCTCCGTCTTTGATCTCGTTCAGCAGATCGATGTTCGCGGCAACTTCATAGAGTTAAATCTCTGCAGCTTCTTCTCTCTTCTTACTCACCCATCTTTCCTTTAGAGAGACTAAGACTTCTTTATAATTGTCCGCAACCTCAGGACGTGAGGCACGGGAAGCTCCGCGAACATCTCGATCTCGATCGGCCTCGAGCTCCGCAAGCAGCATCCTTTCACGGCGGGCCCTTTTCCACTCATACTTTAGAATTAATACCTCGCCGATCTTCTTCATGTTTTCTTCTTTAGCAGCCCGAAGCTCCTCCATGAGCCTTTGAATCTCCGACCTCTCATTCTTTATCTCCTTCTCATCCTGAAGAGCACACATACAATCCTTTGAGTTTGCCGCATCCTGTTGACATGAAGAATTAAACAAAGGGAAGTAGTGGAGGAAGTGGGAGAAGTGGCCATATCACTTACCAAATGGGGAGGANNNNNNNNNNNNNNNNNNNNNNNNNNNNNNNNNNNNNNNNNNNNNNNNNNNNNNNNNNNNNNNNNNNNNNNNNNNNNNNNNNNNNNNNNNNNNNNNNNNNNNNNNNNNNNNNNNNNNNNNNNNNNNNNNNNNNNNNNNNNNNNNNNNNNNNNNNNNNNNNNNNNNNNNNNNNNNNNNNNNNNNNNNNNNNNNNNNNNNNNNNNNNNNNNNNNNNNNNNNNNNNNNNNNNNNNNNNNNNNNNNNNNNNNNNNNNNNNNNNNNNNNNNNNNNNNNNNNNNNNNNNNNNNNNNNNNNNNNNNNNNNNNNNNNNNNNNNNNNNNNNNNNNNNNNNNNNNNNNNNNNNNNNNNNNNNNNNNNNNNNNNNNNNNNNNNNNNNNNNNNNNNNNNNNNNNNNNNNNNNNNNNNNNNNNNNNNNNNNNNNNNNNNNNNNNNNNNNNNNNNNNNNNNNNNNNNNNNNNNNNNNNNNNNNNNNNNNNNNNNNNNNNNNNNNNNNNNNNNNNNNNNNNNNNNNNNNNNNNNNNNNNNNNNNNNNNNNNNNNNNNNNNNNNNNNNNNNNNNNNNNNNNNNNNNNNNNNNNNNNNNNNNNNNNNNNNNNNNNNNNNNNNNNNNNNNNNNNNNNNNNNNNNNNNNNNNNNNNNNNNNNNNNNNNNNNNNNNNNNNNNNNNNNNNNNNNNNNNNNNNNNNNNNNNNNNNNNNNNNNNNNNNNNNNNNNNNNNNNNNNNNNNNNNNNNNNNNNNNNNNNNNNNNNNNNNNNNNNNNNNNNNNNNNNNNNNNNNNNNNNNNNNNNNNNNNNNNNNNNNNNNNNNNNNNNNNNNNNNNNNNNNNNNNNNNNNNNNNNNNNNNNNNNNNNNNNNNNNNNNNNNNNNNNNNNNNNNNNNNNNNNNNNNNNNNNNNNNNNNNNNNNNNNNNNNNNNNNNNNNNNNNNNNNNNNNNNNNNNNNNNNNNNNNNNNNNNNNNNNNNNNNNNNNNNNNNNNNNNNNNNNNNNNNNNNNNNNNNNNNNNNNNNNNNNNNNNNNNNNNNNNNNNNNNNNNNNNNNNNNNNNNNNNNNNNNNNNNNNNNNNNNNNNNNNNNNNNNNNNNNNNNNNNNNNNNNNNNNNNNNNNNNNNNNNNNNNNNNNNNNNNNNNNNNNNNNNNNNNNNNNNNNNNNNNNNNNNNNNNNNNNNNNNNNNNNNNNNNNNNNNNNNNNN
This genomic interval from Brassica oleracea var. oleracea cultivar TO1000 chromosome C2, BOL, whole genome shotgun sequence contains the following:
- the LOC106323931 gene encoding uncharacterized protein LOC106323931, with translation MRIPEESSTFQNYIERNNAELRRIHHIMHMATSTAPNINKGIEETRRTPFTNRIAIVRLHDVVKIKFLEYSRNTDPKAHVRAFRLAISRAHLHNDEKEAGYCRFFAENLFGSALEWFVGLEGNSIDNFTRLVSAFLKQYLVFIETRATKANLWNLRQALFEPLRAYINKFREIKPKISYINEGVALAALKNGVWFSLKFKEEMLVRAPSSLDDTLHRASYFASHEKEVATLKEEYNANKKTHQQKDSRNQRNSNSWTAFLRNK